The genomic region CGCGGCGGAGTAGCTCAGTCAGGCAGAGCAAGCGGCTCATAATCGCTGTGTCGCCGGTTCAAATCCGGCCTCCGCTACCACCGCGGGCGGGTGACCGTCATCGACGGCACCGTCCGCGTCGGTTACCCTCGGACAGCCGAGAGCTTCCGTTTCACCCGATGTCGTCGAAAGGGCATTCCGCCGTGGCCGCCACTGATGTCCGTCCGAAGATCACGCTGGCTTGCCAGGAGTGCAAGAACCGCAACTACATCACCAAGAAGAACCGCCGTAACGACCCCGACCGGATCGAGCTGCGGAAGTACTGCTCGCACTGCCGGCGTCACCAGGCGCACCGCGAGACCCGCTGACCGCGCGCGGGACCGCGCATGCCGCTCGATCCGGCGTACATCGGCCGGAGCTATCCGCCCACGCCGCCCTACGACGTGGGCCGGGAGAAGATCCGGGAGTTCGCCGACGCGCTCGGTGACCCCAACCCTGCCTACCGCGACCCCGCCGCCGCGGCGAAGCTCGGGCATCCCGACGTGATCGCTCCGCCGACCTTCCCCGTGATCGTCACCTTCGCCGCCTCCCGGCAGATCATCGACGACCCCGCGCTGGGCCTGGACTACTCCCGGGTGGTGCACGGCGAGCAGCGGTTCGTCTACTCCCGGCCGGTCCGCGCCGGTGACCAGCTGGTGACCACCATGACCATCGAGAACATCAGGTCCGCGCGCGGCAACGACATCCTCACCAGCAAGGCGGTGGTGTCGGTCGACGACGAGCACGTCGTGACCGCCTACTCCACCCTGGTAGCCCGCGGCACGGCCGACTGATGGGCAGCGCCGTCCGCTACGACGAGGTCGAGGTCGGGACCGAGCTGCCCGAGCAGACCTTCGCACTCGAGCGGCTCACCCTGATCCAGTACGCCGGCGCCTCTGGTGACTTCAACCCGATCCACTGGAACGAGCGGTTCGCCACCTCGGTCGGGCTGCCCGATGTCATCGCGCACGGGATGCTCACGATGGCCGAGGCCGTGCGCGTGGTCACCGACTGGGTCGGCGACCCCGGGGCGGTCGTGGAATACGGGGTGCGCTTCACCAGACCGGTCGTCGTGCCCGATGAGGGCGGCGGTCGGCTTACCGTCAGCGGTGTGGTCACCGACAAGCGCGACGCCGATCAGGTGGTCGTGACGCTGACCGCGCGCAGCGGTGCGGAGAAGGTGCTCGCACAGGCCCGCGCGGTGGTCCGGCTCGGCTGAGCCGCCGTGCGGCGCGCCGCGGGCGTGATGCTCGCCGCGACGGTCGCCGGGTGCGTCGCGGTCGCCGGGTGTACGACGGCCACCGCCGGGCGGGCACAGCAGGCCGCGCCGTCGGTCCGGTCGTCATCGGCGTCGTCAGGGGCCGCCTCTCCGACGCCGACTCCTTCCCCGACGCCTACCCGCTCACCGTCGCCCCGTCCCTCGCCCCGGCCCACGGCGCGCGCGGCGGCCACCGGTTGTCCGGCCCACTACCTGCCGCCCGACCCGCGCCGGCCGCGGATCGGGCTGCGGTTCACCGTCGCTCCCGGCCTGGCCTCGGTCGTCGGCACCGAGCATGTCGTCTTCACCCCCGACCTCCCGGTCCGCCGGCTGGTCTTCCGGCTCACCGCCAACACCATCACGTCCTTCGACCGGGGCACGTCGCAGACCGTGACCGGCGTCCGGCTGCACGGCCGTCCCGCCCACTTCACGATCGAGTCCGACGGTGCGGCGCCGGGCAGTCCGGGCGGGCTGCTCGACGTACCACTGGGCCGGGTGGTGCCGGCCGGGACGCCGATCTCGGCGGACCTGACCTTCACGCTGCGGATCGGCAGTGCGAGCTTCGAACGGTTCGGTCGGGCCGACGGCGTCGCCTGGTGGGGGAGCGGGGCGCCGCTGTTGTCCTGGCAGTACGGCGTCGGCTGGCACCGGGAGCCGATGGCGCGGTTCCTGGGGGAGAGCGCGACCAGCGAAGCCGCCGTCTACGACGTGACCGTGATCGCCCCGACCGGTGCCACCGTCCTCGCCACCGGCGGGGCCGGCCCGCCCACGCCGGCCGGTGCGGGGCTGCGCCGGTGGCATGCGCGTTCGACCACGGCCCGCGACGTCGCGATTGCGGTCGGCCGGTTCGCCACCCGCGTCGTCCGGATCGGGTCGACCCGGGTGACCGTGGCCGGGCCGGACCCGGCGGCGTTGCCGGCGTTGGCCGCGCAGGTCCGCACGTCCGTGCAGGGGCTCGCCGGGCGGTTCGGGCCGTTTCCGTACCCCACGCTCGCGGCGGTCAGTCTCCCGGCGAGCGGCGGCGGGATCGAATACCCGGGAGTCGTCCTGTTGGCCGGCACCGATCGGCAGACGGTCACCCATGAGCTGGCCCACCAGTGGTTCTACGGCCTGGTCGGCGACTCGCAGGCCCGCGACCCGTGGCTCGACGAGGCGTTCGCCACCTACGCCGAGGAACTCGTCGACGGGCGCACCAGCACCGCCGACCTGCACGATCCGGGCGCGGTCGGAGCCACGCTGGCCAGCTGGGGCGACGACGAGAGCGGCTACTTCACGACGACGTACCTCAAGGGTTCGGCGGCCCTGCTCACCGCACGCGCGGCCGCCGGACCGGCCCGCTTCGACGCCGCGCTGCGCTGTTACGTCGCCGCTCAGGCGTGGCGGATCGCGCGACCGGGGGACCTCGCCCGGGGGCTGTCGAGGCTGCCGGCGGCGGTCAGCGTCCTGCGTGCGGCGGGTGCGCTGCCCTAGCGGGCGACGGGATCAGCCCGTCGCTGCGGTCAGGCCGTCTCGCCGAGCAGCCGTTGCAGCCGGGTGACGCCCTCGACGAGGTCGTCGTCGCCGAGCGCGTAGGACAGCCGCAGATAGCCCGGCGTCCCGAACGCCTCGCCCGGTACGACGGCCACCTCGGCCTCCTCGAGGATCAGTGCCGCCAGGTCGGCGGAGGAGGCGGGGGTGCGCCCGCGCAGCGGCCGGCCGAGCAGTCCCTCGACCGACGGGTAGACGTAGAACGCGCCGTCCGGCTCCGGACACTGCACACCGGGAATCTCACGGAGCATCGACACGATCAGTCGCCGGCGCCGGTCGAAGGCGGTCCGCATCATCGCCACCGCCGACAGGTCGCCACTCACCGCGGCCAGGGCTGCCGCCTGAGAGACGTTGGCGACGTTGGACGTCGCGTGCGACTGCAGGTTGGTCGCCGCCTTCACGACGTCCTGCGGGCCGATCAGCCAGCCCACCCGCCAGCCGGTCATCGCGTAGGTCTTGGCGACTCCGTTGAC from Mycobacteriales bacterium harbors:
- a CDS encoding M1 family aminopeptidase is translated as MRRAAGVMLAATVAGCVAVAGCTTATAGRAQQAAPSVRSSSASSGAASPTPTPSPTPTRSPSPRPSPRPTARAAATGCPAHYLPPDPRRPRIGLRFTVAPGLASVVGTEHVVFTPDLPVRRLVFRLTANTITSFDRGTSQTVTGVRLHGRPAHFTIESDGAAPGSPGGLLDVPLGRVVPAGTPISADLTFTLRIGSASFERFGRADGVAWWGSGAPLLSWQYGVGWHREPMARFLGESATSEAAVYDVTVIAPTGATVLATGGAGPPTPAGAGLRRWHARSTTARDVAIAVGRFATRVVRIGSTRVTVAGPDPAALPALAAQVRTSVQGLAGRFGPFPYPTLAAVSLPASGGGIEYPGVVLLAGTDRQTVTHELAHQWFYGLVGDSQARDPWLDEAFATYAEELVDGRTSTADLHDPGAVGATLASWGDDESGYFTTTYLKGSAALLTARAAAGPARFDAALRCYVAAQAWRIARPGDLARGLSRLPAAVSVLRAAGALP
- a CDS encoding MaoC family dehydratase translates to MGSAVRYDEVEVGTELPEQTFALERLTLIQYAGASGDFNPIHWNERFATSVGLPDVIAHGMLTMAEAVRVVTDWVGDPGAVVEYGVRFTRPVVVPDEGGGRLTVSGVVTDKRDADQVVVTLTARSGAEKVLAQARAVVRLG
- a CDS encoding MaoC family dehydratase N-terminal domain-containing protein → MPLDPAYIGRSYPPTPPYDVGREKIREFADALGDPNPAYRDPAAAAKLGHPDVIAPPTFPVIVTFAASRQIIDDPALGLDYSRVVHGEQRFVYSRPVRAGDQLVTTMTIENIRSARGNDILTSKAVVSVDDEHVVTAYSTLVARGTAD
- the rpmG gene encoding 50S ribosomal protein L33, coding for MSSKGHSAVAATDVRPKITLACQECKNRNYITKKNRRNDPDRIELRKYCSHCRRHQAHRETR